One region of Roseiconus lacunae genomic DNA includes:
- a CDS encoding AAA family ATPase, producing the protein MTDSSQGSQPIDSATTPQQTTPSFREKSERFAPVEKLFSAISGEVAKLYVGQEELVLGTLTALFSGGHVLIESVPGLGKTLFVRTLGRILGCEFGRIQFTADLMPSDITGAPVFDMQKSEFRFRPGPVFTQLLLADEINRSPAKTHAALLEIMQEYRVTIDGTSHTVPQPFLVMATQNPLESEGTYNLPEAQLDRFMFKLKVDYPTEAQEAEILKLHSKQVSLNSRLENEIRKVTDPETVMSCIQLCGTVNVEETLVDYINKIVRATRSWPAFHIGASPRAGLALMQCARTLAGFNGRDYAIPDDVVEVAVPALRHRVQLTAEAEIEGRDVDDELQAMIRGIEVPRD; encoded by the coding sequence TTGACAGATTCATCGCAAGGTAGCCAACCTATCGATTCGGCAACTACACCGCAGCAAACCACGCCGTCGTTTCGTGAAAAAAGTGAACGCTTCGCGCCGGTCGAAAAACTCTTTTCCGCGATCTCCGGCGAAGTCGCGAAACTGTATGTCGGTCAAGAAGAACTGGTACTCGGCACGTTGACCGCATTGTTTTCCGGCGGACACGTTTTGATCGAATCCGTTCCAGGACTTGGCAAAACATTGTTCGTGCGAACGCTAGGGCGGATCTTGGGTTGTGAGTTCGGTCGCATTCAATTTACCGCCGATTTGATGCCATCGGACATCACCGGGGCACCGGTATTCGACATGCAGAAAAGCGAATTCCGATTTCGCCCCGGCCCGGTTTTTACACAGCTATTGTTGGCGGATGAAATCAACCGGTCGCCTGCGAAAACGCACGCGGCACTTTTGGAAATCATGCAGGAATATCGGGTCACCATTGATGGAACGAGTCACACCGTTCCGCAGCCGTTTTTGGTGATGGCAACACAGAATCCGCTCGAGAGCGAAGGCACGTACAACTTGCCAGAAGCTCAATTGGACCGCTTTATGTTCAAGCTAAAAGTCGATTATCCAACCGAGGCACAAGAAGCAGAAATTCTGAAACTGCACAGCAAACAAGTCAGCCTGAACTCGCGATTGGAAAATGAGATTCGAAAAGTCACCGATCCGGAAACGGTGATGAGTTGCATCCAGTTATGCGGAACCGTGAACGTCGAAGAAACGTTGGTCGATTACATCAACAAGATCGTTCGCGCAACGCGTTCCTGGCCGGCGTTTCATATCGGTGCTTCACCGCGGGCCGGTTTGGCGTTGATGCAATGTGCTCGAACGCTCGCCGGGTTCAACGGTCGCGATTATGCGATCCCCGATGACGTGGTCGAAGTCGCGGTGCCAGCCCTTCGCCACCGCGTTCAACTGACTGCCGAAGCCGAAATTGAAGGCCGCGACGTCGACGATGAACTGCAAGCGATGATCCGAGGCATCGAAGTCCCACGGGACTAA
- a CDS encoding DUF4129 domain-containing protein, with product MSTVPWYDAEQHKLIPIDVSPRKDDSTNRESRWLPKPKSIAKSATNSATTTNTPPSNSGLFGSGYSVANLFGWVILATVVIVIVGVIVYAVGRAEMKLSGDVSHDSSGANGRLPDQQTLERIKHLPPELRRTDVNLRTECERLMLDGKYDQAIILLLGHQLLLLDKQGLLRLARGKTNGTYVRETRSNDADCAMWLRQTADAFEHSYFGRHSLSREVFVQLWQQNQSMEQSAIEHGGHP from the coding sequence ATGTCGACCGTCCCATGGTATGACGCCGAGCAACATAAACTTATACCGATCGATGTCTCACCGCGGAAAGACGACTCAACCAATCGCGAAAGTCGCTGGTTGCCCAAACCAAAATCGATTGCAAAGTCGGCAACGAATTCGGCGACAACAACTAACACACCGCCATCAAATTCGGGCCTGTTCGGTTCAGGCTATTCAGTTGCGAATCTATTCGGATGGGTGATTTTAGCGACCGTTGTAATCGTCATCGTGGGCGTCATCGTCTATGCCGTCGGGCGTGCCGAAATGAAACTATCCGGTGACGTTTCGCATGATTCGTCCGGTGCGAATGGACGCCTGCCTGACCAACAAACGTTGGAACGGATCAAACATCTCCCACCTGAACTTCGCCGGACCGATGTTAATTTGCGGACCGAATGCGAACGTCTGATGCTTGACGGAAAATATGATCAGGCGATCATCTTGCTGCTCGGACATCAACTATTGCTTCTGGACAAGCAGGGGCTTTTGCGTCTAGCACGAGGGAAAACCAATGGAACGTATGTCCGCGAAACACGATCCAACGACGCCGATTGTGCGATGTGGCTGAGGCAAACGGCGGATGCATTTGAACATTCGTACTTTGGTCGTCACAGTCTTTCGCGAGAGGTCTTCGTTCAACTGTGGCAGCAAAATCAATCGATGGAGCAATCCGCCATTGAACATGGAGGTCATCCATGA